From Leptospira sp. WS58.C1, one genomic window encodes:
- a CDS encoding DUF3144 domain-containing protein, whose protein sequence is MSEIDPEFFKRADEHIGLANEQIKNGIGQGKVSASFLYSASRFNAWVAACAAKDEKDLLEDKEEILKYFVEEYQKMLTENIDDYINNFNKYMKD, encoded by the coding sequence ATGAGTGAAATCGATCCCGAATTCTTTAAAAGAGCAGATGAACATATAGGATTAGCAAATGAGCAGATAAAGAATGGTATAGGGCAAGGGAAGGTGAGCGCTTCTTTTCTATATTCTGCTTCTCGGTTTAACGCCTGGGTTGCTGCATGTGCTGCTAAGGATGAAAAAGATCTTCTGGAAGATAAAGAAGAGATATTAAAATACTTCGTCGAAGAATACCAAAAAATGCTAACGGAGAATATAGACGATTACATAAATAATTTTAATAAATATATGAAAGATTGA
- a CDS encoding BrnT family toxin, giving the protein MEFEWDPVKNEENLRKHGIDFFEAQRAFLDPNRVITLDVTHSSDSEKRYYCFGLIDSHVSTVRFTVRNGKIRIFGAGYWRQGKKVYEKENKIH; this is encoded by the coding sequence ATGGAGTTTGAATGGGATCCTGTAAAGAATGAGGAAAATTTGCGGAAACATGGAATTGATTTCTTTGAAGCGCAAAGAGCATTCTTGGATCCAAATAGAGTTATTACTTTAGATGTTACCCATTCTTCTGACTCTGAAAAGAGATATTATTGCTTTGGTCTAATTGATTCGCATGTATCAACGGTAAGATTTACTGTGAGAAATGGTAAAATCCGAATCTTTGGGGCTGGCTATTGGAGGCAAGGTAAGAAAGTTTATGAAAAAGAAAATAAAATACACTGA
- a CDS encoding BrnT family toxin, protein MSSIDFEWDSVKNSSNKRKHGISFEEAKTVFYDENARIIHDPDHSEKEERFIILGFSNKLNLLMVSHCYRSSKDVIRIISARKATKSESKQYEAFL, encoded by the coding sequence ATGTCGTCAATCGACTTTGAATGGGATTCTGTAAAAAACTCTTCTAATAAAAGAAAACATGGCATTTCTTTCGAAGAAGCCAAAACAGTTTTCTATGACGAAAATGCTAGGATTATTCACGATCCCGATCATTCTGAAAAGGAAGAAAGATTTATCATTCTTGGATTTAGTAACAAGCTTAATTTACTTATGGTTTCACACTGCTATAGATCATCTAAAGATGTGATAAGAATTATCTCTGCAAGAAAAGCTACAAAGTCTGAATCTAAACAATACGAGGCATTTTTATGA
- a CDS encoding tyrosine-type recombinase/integrase, producing MRLRGYSESTIESYTDCMTRLTKEYMISPLKLRPKQVYDFFIKLKENRASESYLRIFYSAVTLFYKIENKSYMTKSIHLPKRVQRIPAVMNKSEVKLFLSECRSLQERTVFSILYSSGIRGSELINLKIPDIDFERKTIFISKSKTRKQRYTILSDQAANLLKNYIITYQPKDFLFYGFRDKSSHVSMRWLQASFQRIVKRAGITKKVQVHTFRHSFATHLMETGNNLIYIQKLLGHTFLSSTLLYLHADSSTFLKTISPLESISLKHIGSFGNQQQRSFDFAI from the coding sequence ATGAGACTAAGAGGATACAGTGAAAGCACAATCGAATCATATACAGATTGTATGACTCGTCTAACAAAAGAATATATGATATCGCCTCTAAAATTGAGACCAAAACAAGTTTATGACTTCTTTATTAAACTAAAAGAAAATAGAGCCTCAGAGTCTTATCTACGAATTTTTTACAGTGCTGTTACTCTTTTCTATAAAATTGAAAATAAATCATATATGACAAAATCAATTCATCTGCCAAAAAGAGTGCAACGAATACCCGCCGTCATGAATAAATCTGAAGTGAAATTATTCCTTTCAGAATGCAGATCACTCCAAGAACGAACTGTATTTTCAATACTATATTCCTCTGGAATTAGAGGAAGTGAATTAATTAATCTGAAAATCCCAGACATCGACTTCGAAAGAAAGACAATCTTTATCTCCAAATCAAAGACTAGAAAACAACGATATACTATTTTATCAGATCAAGCGGCTAACCTTTTGAAGAACTATATTATAACATATCAACCGAAGGATTTTCTTTTCTACGGCTTTAGAGATAAAAGTTCACATGTCAGTATGCGTTGGCTGCAAGCTTCATTCCAAAGAATTGTCAAAAGAGCCGGGATAACAAAGAAGGTCCAAGTTCATACTTTTAGGCATTCGTTTGCTACTCATCTTATGGAAACTGGGAATAATCTGATTTATATCCAAAAGTTACTTGGACATACCTTCTTGTCTAGCACTCTGCTTTATTTACATGCAGATTCTAGTACTTTTTTAAAGACAATAAGTCCCTTGGAGTCAATTAGCTTAAAACATATTGGATCCTTTGGAAATCAACAGCAAAGATCATTCGATTTCGCTATATAG
- a CDS encoding type II toxin-antitoxin system RelE/ParE family toxin, with amino-acid sequence MIISFRHKGLEQFFETGSKKGIQADHSNKLARILDRLDSSTSPKDMDLPAYRLHPLKGREKGRWSVWVNGNWRVTFEFEGENAIVVDYEDYH; translated from the coding sequence TTGATTATTTCCTTTAGACACAAAGGCCTTGAACAGTTTTTTGAAACTGGCAGTAAGAAAGGAATACAAGCAGATCATTCGAATAAACTAGCTAGGATTTTAGATAGGTTAGATTCTTCGACATCACCTAAAGATATGGATTTACCGGCGTATCGCTTGCATCCTCTGAAGGGTCGTGAAAAGGGTAGGTGGTCAGTCTGGGTAAATGGGAATTGGCGTGTCACCTTTGAATTTGAAGGTGAAAACGCGATAGTAGTCGATTATGAAGATTATCATTAG
- a CDS encoding DUF4160 domain-containing protein, whose product MPTILKIFGYRFHFYSNEGSEPPHIHCRKGNSECKFWLDSIMLSDNKGFKAHEVREIEKLVFEYRDQFLKAYNEFHNQR is encoded by the coding sequence ATGCCTACAATACTCAAGATATTTGGTTATAGATTTCATTTTTATTCGAATGAAGGTTCAGAACCTCCTCATATTCATTGTAGAAAAGGGAATTCTGAGTGCAAATTTTGGTTAGATAGTATAATGTTATCTGATAACAAAGGCTTCAAAGCTCACGAAGTTCGCGAAATAGAGAAACTCGTATTTGAATATAGAGACCAATTCTTAAAGGCTTATAATGAGTTCCATAATCAAAGATAA
- a CDS encoding CopG family antitoxin — protein sequence MRKEYDFSKSKKNPYLKKLKKPITIRVDVDTIGYFKALSDKTGIPYQNLINLYLAECASKHKKIDLSWK from the coding sequence ATGAGAAAAGAATATGATTTTTCAAAATCAAAGAAAAACCCTTATTTGAAGAAACTGAAAAAGCCTATTACCATCAGAGTTGATGTTGATACAATAGGTTATTTCAAAGCCTTGTCTGATAAAACAGGCATTCCTTATCAAAATTTAATTAATTTATATTTAGCTGAGTGTGCTTCGAAACACAAAAAAATCGATCTTTCCTGGAAATAG
- a CDS encoding type II toxin-antitoxin system RelE/ParE family toxin, with amino-acid sequence MNNQAKIMALIDQLEQHGPNLPRPYADFLTDGIHELRLKLSGDQVRFLYFFTFRHYIIITHAFIKNVQKVPIREINRAISCREDFLSRFTEEKLRRRLNDEEF; translated from the coding sequence ATGAACAATCAGGCTAAAATCATGGCCTTGATTGATCAATTAGAGCAGCACGGTCCGAATTTACCTAGACCGTATGCTGACTTTCTAACTGACGGCATACATGAATTAAGACTGAAACTTTCAGGAGACCAAGTTAGATTCTTATATTTTTTTACATTTAGGCATTACATTATAATTACTCATGCATTTATAAAGAATGTTCAGAAAGTTCCGATTCGGGAGATTAATAGAGCAATAAGTTGTCGAGAAGACTTCCTCTCTCGATTTACTGAAGAGAAGTTAAGAAGGAGATTAAATGATGAAGAGTTTTAA
- a CDS encoding type II toxin-antitoxin system RelE/ParE family toxin — MKRLFVHLPDFDHFWTRAGLGDHELKDFQNHLLEYPKQGVVIPGSNGIRKIRWKKKGTGKSGGIRVFYIDFEEFEIIFLITLLEKNDKENLSKSELTILYNLIARLKEILKSGKHSYGKRK; from the coding sequence TTGAAAAGACTGTTTGTACATTTACCTGATTTCGATCATTTTTGGACAAGAGCCGGTCTGGGAGATCATGAACTTAAAGATTTCCAAAACCACCTTTTAGAATATCCGAAGCAAGGTGTAGTAATTCCTGGTTCAAACGGCATACGAAAGATTCGTTGGAAGAAGAAAGGAACAGGTAAAAGCGGTGGAATTAGAGTCTTCTATATTGATTTTGAAGAATTTGAAATAATCTTTTTGATAACGCTTTTAGAAAAGAATGACAAAGAGAACCTTTCGAAATCTGAGTTAACGATTTTATATAATTTGATAGCACGTTTGAAAGAGATATTGAAATCGGGAAAGCATTCATATGGAAAAAGAAAATAG
- a CDS encoding helix-turn-helix transcriptional regulator translates to MKSFKSHLKSKLNNVKFSEAFDQEKQLLSLALKIQEYRNKKGLSQADLAKRAHVTQQQVSRLETGINTNVSTFLKICHALDLDLSLNTIKGRKVSA, encoded by the coding sequence ATGAAGAGTTTTAAATCGCATTTAAAAAGTAAACTGAACAATGTTAAGTTCTCAGAAGCATTTGATCAAGAGAAACAATTGTTATCACTAGCTTTAAAGATTCAGGAATATAGAAATAAGAAGGGTTTAAGTCAGGCAGATTTAGCGAAAAGGGCTCATGTTACCCAGCAACAGGTTAGTAGATTAGAAACCGGTATTAATACGAATGTTAGTACGTTCCTAAAGATCTGCCATGCATTAGATTTGGATTTATCATTAAATACAATTAAAGGTCGAAAAGTTTCGGCATGA
- a CDS encoding alpha/beta hydrolase: MENIYLISGLGADERVFRNIDFNGENPKYIHWIDPNVNESLESYSNRLLSQIESQNALILIGVSFGGIIASEIAKHISAKKIIIISSIKDRSEKPLIYRIINFLRLINLIPSFLLKIYTPILAYFLGISSLEDKKLLKSFLSKTDGSFIKWALKSILKWNNEMHPSNLYHIHGTKDMLFPSRLIGQAILIADGGHFMILNRAKEISLKIREILKV; this comes from the coding sequence GTGGAAAATATATATCTGATCAGCGGCTTAGGAGCTGATGAAAGAGTTTTTCGGAATATAGACTTCAATGGAGAAAATCCAAAGTATATTCACTGGATCGATCCTAATGTAAATGAATCTCTTGAAAGCTATTCGAATAGACTTTTAAGTCAGATAGAATCTCAAAATGCACTGATTTTGATTGGCGTGTCGTTTGGTGGAATAATTGCGAGTGAAATTGCCAAACATATTTCTGCAAAGAAAATCATTATCATTTCTAGTATCAAAGATCGTTCGGAAAAGCCTTTAATTTATCGCATTATTAATTTTCTGAGATTAATAAACCTAATTCCGTCCTTTTTGTTAAAAATCTATACTCCAATTCTTGCTTATTTCTTAGGGATTTCATCTTTAGAAGATAAAAAATTATTAAAAAGTTTTCTTTCAAAAACGGACGGAAGTTTCATAAAATGGGCTCTAAAGTCTATATTAAAATGGAATAATGAAATGCATCCTTCCAATCTGTATCATATCCATGGAACCAAGGATATGTTATTTCCTTCCCGCTTGATAGGGCAGGCGATATTGATAGCTGATGGAGGTCATTTTATGATTCTTAATAGAGCAAAGGAAATATCTCTAAAAATAAGAGAGATATTAAAAGTTTAG
- a CDS encoding type II toxin-antitoxin system VapC family toxin, whose translation MNIVDSSGWLEYFAGTKRSDLFSEAIEKTDKLLIPTISLYEVFKKIYIERDEDSALRVIAHMQQGTVIDLDASISIYAAKLSKDHKIPMADSIILATARKYNAILWTQDEDFIGLDGVKYFPKK comes from the coding sequence TTGAATATTGTAGATTCTTCAGGTTGGCTTGAGTACTTTGCTGGCACAAAACGTTCTGATTTATTTTCAGAAGCAATTGAAAAGACGGACAAACTCCTTATTCCTACTATATCGTTGTATGAAGTGTTTAAGAAAATCTATATAGAAAGAGATGAAGACAGTGCTTTGAGAGTTATTGCTCATATGCAACAAGGAACTGTAATAGATTTAGATGCTTCCATTTCAATATATGCTGCGAAATTAAGTAAGGATCATAAAATACCGATGGCTGATAGTATTATTTTAGCAACAGCTCGTAAGTATAATGCAATATTATGGACACAAGACGAAGATTTTATTGGTCTAGATGGGGTTAAATATTTCCCGAAAAAGTAG
- a CDS encoding reverse transcriptase domain-containing protein produces MEFSKLISKGNLFLAWKRIKAGDNSEYKKYFRNIYYAYEVSIDKNISHLHEILKGGAYSPQYPTRIFMPKPSGLQRPITLLQIEDQIVLQAIANLYINKLHRRRKKLQEKSIFSNIFDNDTESEFVIKKWKYSYPKFKDEVYRLFESNYKWVAKFDLSAFYDTISHELLLRILNPTKEYESRTEILKWLNTWSSVAKSSAIGHGIPQGPIASNILADLFMLPVDEILSEKYSYLRYVDDIRILGESEKEVRKAIIELEILCRNRGLIPQGNKYSIFLAKNKEQALGALPSISESIDEINVFTKKEKIVKYFYQSVSENKKEVVDKTRFKYILFRGVADSKILSIVLKLMPKYPEHIDAISAYLRLYTKSKRIFKACLENLGNTPYGYVAGEMWHLLSIFATIDEKRNLLRTAIASLKIENDFNYRWGLLHFIVSCDHAGLGNYSNFLIYQKDPLHQALLAYYVPKRYYNSSKLIKYIFKRNSFEAMIVFADYLSSSDVELSKIVTDLSKLPVQVVNTFQSFGIIPSSDTTADPIGIVLSERYKVKKYSNWKSVFGKEYSHAMYFLKTADSNYHSGRTHWLQHQNSFNQILFYVFQEYLQNNSLPGIVRLNGGDGKLLAFGNLVQKDNQFDKNYPKVSIAFRNCNDRRNKLPASHPYEIKGGQRTSHLRKGEQEGIRKELSVAYSKIIEFFESMSNGV; encoded by the coding sequence ATGGAATTTAGTAAATTAATTTCTAAAGGTAATTTGTTTTTAGCATGGAAACGTATAAAAGCAGGTGATAATAGTGAGTATAAAAAATATTTTAGAAACATATATTATGCGTACGAAGTTTCTATCGACAAGAATATAAGTCATTTACATGAAATTTTGAAAGGAGGTGCATATTCGCCTCAATATCCAACGCGGATTTTTATGCCTAAACCTTCCGGGTTGCAAAGGCCAATCACCCTGTTGCAGATAGAAGATCAAATTGTATTACAAGCAATTGCAAACTTATATATAAATAAACTGCATAGAAGAAGAAAGAAACTACAAGAAAAATCTATATTCAGTAATATTTTTGATAACGATACAGAAAGTGAATTTGTAATTAAGAAATGGAAGTATAGTTATCCAAAGTTCAAAGATGAAGTCTATCGCCTCTTTGAAAGCAATTATAAGTGGGTAGCAAAATTTGATTTATCTGCCTTTTATGATACTATTTCTCATGAGCTTCTGCTAAGGATTCTTAACCCTACCAAAGAATATGAAAGCAGAACTGAAATATTGAAATGGTTAAATACGTGGAGTTCAGTTGCAAAATCTTCGGCAATTGGGCATGGGATACCTCAAGGTCCAATTGCTTCGAACATTCTTGCAGACTTATTTATGCTTCCGGTAGATGAAATCTTATCGGAAAAATATTCTTATCTCCGTTATGTAGATGATATTCGTATCTTAGGAGAATCTGAAAAGGAAGTAAGAAAGGCTATAATTGAATTAGAAATTTTATGCAGAAATAGGGGTTTGATTCCACAAGGCAATAAATATTCAATTTTTCTAGCGAAGAATAAGGAACAAGCATTAGGTGCGCTTCCGAGTATTTCAGAGTCGATAGACGAAATAAATGTTTTTACGAAGAAAGAAAAAATTGTTAAATATTTTTATCAGTCTGTATCAGAAAATAAGAAGGAGGTAGTTGATAAGACTAGATTTAAATATATTCTTTTCAGAGGTGTTGCTGATTCTAAAATACTAAGTATAGTATTAAAATTGATGCCAAAATATCCAGAGCATATAGATGCTATTTCTGCGTATTTAAGGTTATACACAAAATCCAAAAGAATTTTTAAAGCTTGCCTTGAGAACTTGGGAAACACTCCGTACGGCTACGTCGCAGGTGAAATGTGGCATCTACTTTCCATTTTTGCTACTATTGATGAAAAAAGAAATCTTTTAAGAACAGCAATTGCTTCTTTAAAAATTGAAAATGACTTTAATTATCGATGGGGCTTGTTGCATTTTATAGTTTCTTGCGATCATGCTGGTCTAGGAAATTATTCAAATTTCCTGATTTATCAAAAAGATCCTCTACATCAGGCCTTATTAGCTTATTACGTTCCGAAAAGATATTATAACTCAAGCAAGCTTATTAAATATATCTTTAAAAGAAACTCCTTTGAAGCTATGATTGTGTTCGCTGATTATTTATCGAGTAGCGATGTCGAATTATCTAAAATAGTCACAGATCTTTCAAAACTTCCGGTTCAGGTTGTAAATACTTTTCAAAGCTTCGGCATAATACCTAGTTCGGATACGACAGCAGACCCTATTGGAATAGTTCTTTCCGAAAGGTATAAAGTAAAAAAATATTCGAATTGGAAATCTGTATTTGGAAAGGAGTATTCTCATGCAATGTACTTTCTAAAAACTGCTGACTCAAATTACCATAGTGGTAGAACTCATTGGCTGCAGCATCAGAATTCATTTAATCAGATTCTTTTTTATGTATTTCAAGAATATCTTCAGAATAATTCACTACCAGGTATAGTCCGATTAAACGGGGGAGATGGCAAGTTACTTGCTTTTGGGAATTTAGTTCAAAAAGATAATCAATTTGATAAGAATTATCCGAAGGTATCTATAGCTTTCAGGAATTGCAATGATAGAAGAAATAAATTGCCTGCCTCGCATCCGTATGAAATTAAAGGTGGGCAGCGTACTTCTCATCTAAGAAAGGGAGAGCAAGAAGGCATACGTAAAGAATTGTCGGTCGCTTATTCTAAAATCATTGAATTTTTTGAATCGATGAGTAACGGCGTATAA
- a CDS encoding type II toxin-antitoxin system HicB family antitoxin — translation MHYHFRIHTDKTGYWAECIELKGCMTQADSKEELNANIHEALNLYLNDNEDSKSIFPLPRKKISGRNIVLAAVDPKIAFSQILRMTRLKRGLSQKQAASLIGMKNLYSYQRLESPKSANPALSTIARIKQVFPELELDQVV, via the coding sequence ATGCATTATCATTTTCGTATACATACAGATAAAACCGGATACTGGGCAGAATGCATAGAATTAAAAGGATGCATGACTCAGGCAGACTCTAAAGAAGAATTGAATGCCAATATTCATGAGGCATTAAATCTATATTTGAATGATAATGAAGATTCAAAGTCGATATTTCCTTTACCGAGAAAGAAAATATCGGGTAGAAATATAGTCTTAGCCGCTGTGGATCCTAAGATAGCTTTCTCTCAGATATTAAGAATGACAAGACTCAAACGAGGTTTAAGCCAGAAACAAGCAGCTTCACTTATTGGAATGAAGAACTTATATAGTTATCAACGGCTGGAATCGCCTAAGAGTGCAAATCCTGCACTTTCTACTATTGCTCGTATCAAACAAGTCTTTCCAGAGTTAGAGCTGGACCAGGTTGTATAG
- the vapB gene encoding type II toxin-antitoxin system antitoxin VapB, whose translation MQTAKLFINGRSQAVRLPKEFQFKGDDVFIQKVGEAVILVPKNKAWNVFLEGLNSFSEDFLKEGRGTLSESERESL comes from the coding sequence ATGCAAACTGCAAAATTATTTATAAATGGAAGAAGCCAAGCAGTCAGGTTACCGAAGGAATTTCAATTTAAAGGTGACGATGTTTTTATTCAAAAGGTTGGTGAGGCGGTTATCTTAGTTCCGAAGAATAAAGCATGGAATGTATTTCTTGAAGGTCTGAATAGCTTTAGTGAAGATTTCTTAAAAGAGGGCAGGGGAACGCTTTCTGAATCTGAAAGAGAAAGTCTTTAA
- a CDS encoding type II toxin-antitoxin system RelE/ParE family toxin, whose protein sequence is MILSFSDKECETIWLGKFSKKFPKDIQRTARRKLIHLDSAKTLEDLKIPPGNRLHALSGDRRGQHSISINMQYRICFIWENGNVTNVEIVDYH, encoded by the coding sequence GTGATTCTTTCTTTTTCGGATAAAGAATGTGAAACTATATGGCTAGGTAAGTTTTCAAAGAAATTTCCGAAGGACATACAAAGAACAGCTAGACGGAAACTTATACATTTAGATAGCGCGAAAACTTTAGAGGATTTAAAAATTCCACCTGGTAACAGATTGCATGCATTATCTGGAGATAGGCGAGGGCAACATAGCATTTCTATAAATATGCAGTATAGGATCTGCTTCATTTGGGAAAATGGCAATGTTACTAATGTCGAGATAGTGGACTATCATTAG
- a CDS encoding DUF2442 domain-containing protein produces the protein MVYIELSDGRVIGFPADRFKLLKVATESELKEVNLELDGYALRWENLDEDLTVQGILEGRFQLPL, from the coding sequence ATGGTCTATATTGAACTCTCTGATGGTCGAGTAATAGGTTTTCCTGCCGATCGATTTAAACTTTTGAAAGTCGCAACAGAATCAGAACTTAAAGAAGTGAATTTAGAGTTGGATGGGTATGCCTTGAGATGGGAAAACCTTGATGAAGATTTAACAGTTCAAGGAATTCTTGAAGGTCGTTTTCAGCTCCCTTTGTAA
- a CDS encoding AbrB/MazE/SpoVT family DNA-binding domain-containing protein — protein sequence MSKVIISPKFQVVIPKEIREKTGIKVGSHLEVISYGNRIELIPIEPIKKLKGFLSGMDTKIERDKDRL from the coding sequence ATGAGCAAAGTTATTATTTCGCCTAAATTTCAAGTGGTTATTCCTAAGGAGATACGTGAAAAAACAGGAATCAAAGTCGGTAGTCACTTAGAGGTAATCTCTTACGGCAATAGAATAGAATTAATTCCGATTGAGCCAATTAAGAAGCTTAAAGGCTTTCTCAGTGGGATGGACACTAAAATCGAAAGAGATAAGGACCGTCTTTGA
- a CDS encoding HigA family addiction module antitoxin, with protein MNKRKPTHPGEILLEDIIKPLGLTITEAAKDLGISRKTLSEIVNCKSPVTPEMAVRIAIATNTSAESWLSMQTKLDLWTAMQERPKNIIKFPISA; from the coding sequence ATGAATAAAAGAAAACCTACTCATCCCGGAGAAATTTTGCTAGAAGATATAATCAAACCCTTAGGATTAACTATAACTGAGGCTGCAAAAGATTTAGGAATATCTCGCAAGACACTATCAGAAATAGTGAATTGTAAAAGTCCAGTTACTCCAGAAATGGCAGTAAGAATAGCGATTGCAACGAACACGTCTGCTGAGAGTTGGTTAAGCATGCAGACAAAGTTAGATCTCTGGACTGCGATGCAAGAAAGACCTAAGAATATAATAAAGTTTCCAATTTCTGCGTAA
- the vapC gene encoding type II toxin-antitoxin system tRNA(fMet)-specific endonuclease VapC, with protein sequence MYLLDTNICIFLIKKKNQKILEKLKKNLNKGLFISSLTLAELEFGIENSDYKEKNRVSLIEFLSIFDILPFEQSDAQTFGIIKADLKRSGNLIGSIDTLLAAQALSRDLVFITNNTREFNRVKNLKIEDWSL encoded by the coding sequence ATGTATCTTCTTGATACCAATATTTGTATTTTTCTAATCAAAAAGAAAAACCAAAAGATTCTAGAAAAATTAAAGAAAAATTTGAATAAAGGTCTATTTATTTCTTCATTAACACTTGCTGAGTTAGAATTTGGAATAGAAAACAGCGATTATAAAGAGAAAAATCGAGTTTCCTTAATAGAATTTCTTTCTATATTTGATATTCTTCCTTTTGAACAATCAGATGCGCAAACCTTTGGAATTATTAAAGCGGATCTAAAAAGATCAGGCAATTTGATTGGCTCTATTGATACTCTATTAGCTGCGCAAGCTTTATCACGCGATCTTGTTTTCATAACAAATAACACTAGAGAATTTAATAGAGTGAAGAATCTAAAAATCGAAGATTGGTCTTTATAA
- a CDS encoding HigA family addiction module antitoxin, whose protein sequence is MNKELMNIHPGEILIEDFLKPMEITAYKLAQATHIDQKRISEIIHGRRSITADTALRFSRFFGNSPEFWLSIQAHYDLEIKQYELKNELKTIKKFQELQAS, encoded by the coding sequence ATGAATAAAGAATTAATGAATATTCACCCTGGTGAAATCTTAATAGAAGATTTTCTGAAACCAATGGAAATTACAGCTTATAAATTAGCTCAGGCTACTCATATTGATCAAAAACGTATAAGTGAAATAATTCATGGTCGTCGTTCTATTACTGCTGATACTGCGCTAAGATTTTCTCGTTTTTTTGGAAATTCGCCCGAATTCTGGCTATCAATACAAGCTCATTATGATTTAGAAATTAAACAGTATGAGCTTAAAAATGAATTAAAAACGATCAAAAAGTTTCAAGAACTTCAAGCCAGCTAA
- a CDS encoding CopG family transcriptional regulator, which translates to MVKSESLGLAIGGKVRKFMKKKIKYTDAPASISSSIKSSKVVEDFLPPPSKLVLKEDSSRITIVLSKKSISFFKEESKRSGVPYQTMIKRVLDLYTEHYTHK; encoded by the coding sequence ATGGTAAAATCCGAATCTTTGGGGCTGGCTATTGGAGGCAAGGTAAGAAAGTTTATGAAAAAGAAAATAAAATACACTGATGCACCGGCATCTATATCGTCTTCAATTAAATCTTCCAAGGTAGTTGAGGATTTTCTGCCCCCTCCGAGTAAACTGGTTTTGAAAGAAGATAGTTCCAGGATAACGATAGTCTTAAGTAAAAAGAGTATATCGTTCTTTAAAGAGGAATCTAAGAGATCTGGTGTGCCTTATCAGACTATGATTAAAAGAGTCCTGGATTTATATACAGAGCATTATACTCATAAATAG
- a CDS encoding helix-turn-helix domain-containing protein, with amino-acid sequence MEKENSKLFNSLAKGLNEAIEYSEGKKVSGIREHQVSIEKLPQFKAREIKNIRTKLHLTQNLFAQAIGVSVKTVEAWESGRNIPQGPAQRMLFILKNNSKALSLLGIKNS; translated from the coding sequence ATGGAAAAAGAAAATAGTAAATTATTTAATAGCTTAGCAAAAGGTCTTAATGAAGCTATAGAGTATTCTGAAGGTAAAAAAGTTTCTGGAATTAGAGAACATCAAGTTTCTATAGAGAAGTTACCTCAATTTAAAGCTAGAGAAATTAAAAATATTAGAACAAAACTTCATCTTACTCAAAATCTATTTGCACAAGCTATAGGAGTTTCTGTAAAAACAGTAGAAGCATGGGAGTCGGGGAGGAATATACCTCAAGGTCCAGCTCAACGAATGCTCTTTATTCTTAAAAATAATTCAAAAGCTCTTAGTTTGCTGGGGATTAAGAATAGTTAA